The sequence CCCGGCTCAGCGGGGACACGACCCACCTCAACGCTGTCTTCGGTCCCATCTTCCTGGCGGACCTCTCCGTTGGCTACCTCCGCGACACGGACGCGGAACGCGCTGACGGCGCCCACGTCCACTGAGCGGGGCAGATCTCTCGATCGACGTCCCGCTGGCAGTGTGCACAGCGGCTGACAACCCCCGGGTCCGTCGGCACCGCGAAAGCGATTTCCCGGCGGCTCTCCCACGAACGGTATGCTCGACGTTGGCGACGATGCTCCCGATTTCGAACTGCCCGATCAACACGGCGAAACGGTGTCGCTCGCGGATTTCCGCGGCCAGCGCGTCGTCGTCTACTTCTATCCCCGCGCGAACACGCCCGGCTGCACGACCGAGGCGTGTGGCTTCCAGGCGCGCGTCGACGCCTTCCGTGACCGCGACGCCGAAATCGTCGGCATCAGCGACGACCCGGTCGACGATCTCGCGGCGTTCGCGGAACAGGAGGATCTCACCTTCTCCTTGCTCTCGGACGAATCCGGCGAGGTCGCCGCCGCGTACGACTCGTACGGCGAGAAGCAGATGTTCGGCAAGACGTTCGACGGCGTGTTCCGGAACACGTACGTCGTCGGTCCCGACGGCCACATTGAGCACGTCTACGAGGGCGTCTCGCCGGAGGGACACGCCGAAGAGATCCTTTCCGATCTCTGATCGGAACCAACATGATTCTTGGCCGTCACGCTCCGGCATGGTCGACCGGCCTGCCCTCCCCACCCTGCTCGTCGCCGCCGGCGTCGTCTGCGTGCTCGCCTCGGCCGCTCCGATCGGCGGTGGGCCGTCGGACGTCGACTACGTCCACCACGTCGAACCGGCCGAGAACGGCACGCTCGCGTACGGCATCGAGTACGAAGAGTCGGACGTGCTAGCCTACGAGAACCTCTCGGACCGCGGACAGCGCGCCGTCGCTCGCGGGGTCGCCGACTCGCCGTACGTCGTCGAGAACGAATCGGCGACGGCGCCCGAGTTCCAGTACACGAGCGACCACGTCGCCCTCGGTGAGGGGCTCTCCCCCGTCCGGGACGAGGGCGAGGTGTACTCCGTGCGGACCGAGCAGCGGAGTTCGGGGTTCAACGTCGCGGCGTTGCTCCTCGGCCTCGCGCTCTCGGCGGCGCGTGGCGTCGGTCTCGTCCTCATCGTCGCGGGCCTCGCGCTCGCGGGATGGCGCCGGTATCAGCGCAGTTGACCCGTCACGCGTCCGTCTCGACTCGCTGTGGACCCCCTCCGACCTCGCGGTGGTGGAGCCACCACGCGACGAGCGTCGCGACGAGCCCCGCGAGCGCGGCGATGCCGAAGGCGACGCGGTAGCCGGCGACGGTGTAGACCCGCGCGCCGTTGATGATGTCGCCGGTCCAGTAGGCGTCGAGGACCGCGCCCATCAGACTCGGGAGCACCGCCGCCCCGAAGTAGCCGAAGCTGTTGACGACGCCCGTGATGGTGCCGGCGACAGCCGGCCGGTGGCGTTCCTTGCCGATCGTGAACACGAGCGCGACGCCACCGTTGGCGAGCAGTGCGGTGAAGAAGACGGCGCCGACGACGGGGAGCGGCGGGATGAGCAACAGCGTGCCGTACGACAGCGCGAACAGCACGGCCGTCGCGACGACGAGTTCGGTTCGCCGGCCGAGCCGATCCGAGAGCGCGCCGATGACGGGCGAGCCGAGGACGAAGCCGACGTTGCCGACGAGGACGTATATCGACGCGTTCGCGATGGAGACGCCGTAGGTGTCGACGAGGAAGGGAACTCCCCAGAGACCGAGGACGGTGAAGTTCACGCCGAGGACACAGAACAGCACCACTCCCATTAGCCACG comes from Haloplanus sp. XH21 and encodes:
- the bcp gene encoding thioredoxin-dependent thiol peroxidase — translated: MLDVGDDAPDFELPDQHGETVSLADFRGQRVVVYFYPRANTPGCTTEACGFQARVDAFRDRDAEIVGISDDPVDDLAAFAEQEDLTFSLLSDESGEVAAAYDSYGEKQMFGKTFDGVFRNTYVVGPDGHIEHVYEGVSPEGHAEEILSDL